Proteins encoded in a region of the Raphanus sativus cultivar WK10039 chromosome 8, ASM80110v3, whole genome shotgun sequence genome:
- the LOC130498644 gene encoding uncharacterized protein LOC130498644, with amino-acid sequence MSIKHVWYLMVVVGLVVSANAQLPQFPIPFPFPLPFQPSPGIPGLPDVAKCWSSLMNVPGCIIEIYTSLLTGKFGHIGPACCKAFLEAEANCLPKFPIYPLFPLKEQCSRVGSAAPPATT; translated from the coding sequence ATGTCTATTAAACATGTCTGGTACCTAATGGTGGTTGTGGGTTTAGTAGTCTCTGCCAATGCTCAACTACCCCAGTTTCCCATCCCATTTCCTTTTCCACTCCCATTCCAACCAAGTCCGGGTATTCCAGGATTACCTGATGTAGCAAAATGTTGGTCTTCACTGATGAATGTTCCAGGATGCATTATAGAGATTTATACATCCTTACTCACAGGAAAATTCGGACATATAGGCCCCGCTTGTTGCAAAGCATTCTTGGAAGCCGAAGCCAATTGCTTGCCGAAATTTCCAATCTATCCACTTTTTCCTCTCAAAGAACAATGTTCAAGAGTTGGTAGCGCAGCTCCTCCTGCCACAacataa